The Myripristis murdjan chromosome 8, fMyrMur1.1, whole genome shotgun sequence genomic sequence AAATATGTGATGGCTGGTTGAAAGCAGAtaatggcctgtgtgtgtgtgtatgtgtgtgtgtgtgtgtgtgtgtgtgtgtgtgtgtgtgtgtgtgtgtgtgtgtgtgtgtgtgtgtgtgtgtgtgcgcgcgtgcgtgtcaTCTGCTGGGTGCTGTGGAGCGGAGTGGATCAGCTGCTTTTGGTTGGACACTCCCCAACATTTCATCTCACATGATGAACAACAGTGCATGAATAACTAATTTACCATCATCCTCCTGgcatcacacacatcagccaGAGGTGACAGAAACACGATAAAGATCCTCACAAAACACCTCCCAATATCCATTCCTAATGTCTACTTGACTTCTGTTCTCCCTGTTTTGCCCCCACCATCCCTCTTGCCCTGTTTAGGAGAAatgaatgatgcattttgttgtaattGTCATCACTGCTGTTGCTATTATTTTTCTTCCCACTGTTATCTTTTATGAAGGATTGACTGTCTTATCGGgatttgtaaagtgtccttgggTGACTCGAAAGGGCGCttatagataaaaaaaaaaaaaaaaaatgttattattatttccttaGGCAGGCACAGTAGATTTTTTTGAGAGGGtgcagggagggaaggggagtaGACTGCCTACATTAATCATCCCAGAGAGGAGACGTGTTATGTTGATGTATGAGCTGACCCAGAAAAGTGagtcccccctcccctcccgccACACacctcccttcctcccctccccgtCCTCCCCTAATCGCTCTCTGCAGAAAGCTAAAGCCAAACTCTCGCGATAGCCTGCGCGCTCTCGCTCTGCCTCCGACAAAACAGCCTGTCCGCTCATCACAAGCTCAGCTGACGCGGCGCGGACGGAGAGCTGGCGGGCCCCGggaagagaggtgagagagtgtcgttttttttttttttctcttttaaacaATATGTATTTCAGTATCAGTGAATAATTTCCAAAGAAGCCTCCCATTTCAGCCATTTCCAGCAGCGGTGTCTGTGCGTGCACGTTGCCCCGGTGTTAAAACCTAGAGGCTCGAGCTGTAGCTTTGACGGAGATAACCGTTATCCCAGTGACGAGACACCGACTTGGTCCGGAAGCtcactgttttttgttctgctttatttttggacAGTCAAGCGGCTGCTGTCTCCAAAACCAAGCTTTGTGAGTTGGTCACATATTAAAGACGTTGTGGCGGTGAGGAACAGCCCGTTCCCACACGGTCCTCGCCGCGCTGCTCTCCCGTGAAAGGCGATATTGTATCACGTTTGGCATGTTGCTGCAGGCAGGACGATGGTGATGAACCCGACGGGTGATCTCACGctgctttattgtttttatggcttTGCTCGTTAGTTACTCAGCTGGCTTGACATGGAcattgacagtttttttttaaaaaatgatgggCAAATGATGAGGCAAACAACACATATGTAACACAGCCTTAGTTTGACTTAGTGTGATGTGCGCTAAAGGTGTGTACACTcttcaagagagagagagagagaaaaaacacccTACTTCCCTTTCTACAGGTCATGCAGTTTCAGCCTTGGAATCTGAAATGTGTTTAACATGGTcagggaaaacaacaacaacaacaacaacaaccatatGTTAAGTTTGACTGGGCTGCGGGAATTTAACAATATAGTCTTTGATGTTATGGAAAAGTCAGGGGATTGAATTTCAATAAATTTTCAAAGTGTTGGAATCTGACGTGTTTAACTCGgtaagaggaaaaacaacaatgcCCTTATATTAAGTCCAACTTGGTTGTGGAAATTCAAAGTTTAGTCATGGAAAGTTatggaaaagtcagggaatttaacATCTGACCCAGAGAGAGAACCCTTGTTTTAGCCTTTTGTTGACCTCATGTCTGAGCTTGCAGTGTACAGTAGATTAGTCATGTGTTACCTCTTTGTGTCTGATATTATACACAGTATTAAACGGTCCAGGGGGTTCTTTGGTgcgcagagagacaggagaagaaGTGTTAGTCTGTCCTAGCAGAGAGTGTACTGATGGTTTTCCGTTTCAGTGCTCTCCTCTTAGCTCCAGGAAAGAGGAAATAATATAAGGACTGTTGCATGAGAGCTCCAAATTTAGAAATCTGTTGGACAGCACACACTGTGACTGTTAAAATGAAGAGGAATGGGAACATGCTACAGCGGCTTAGAGCAGAATTAGGAAATCTAATGTTGAAATGTGAAGTCTTATGTTTGTGCCAGCCCACGGTTATAACATGTATATGATTTACCACAAATATTCTTGAAGAAGACTTGGGTCTTACATTCCCAGTTATCTAATAAAAACCTATATAGCACGGTATTTGCAGTGTGAGAGCACAGCACAGTATACTCATCTGTTATGTTTTGTGTGCAGTTTGGTATAGCAGCCCTGGAAGTCTGCAGGTATTAAGGTGTCTGAACATAAAGCATATGCCTCTGGCCCGCTTCCAAACAGTGTTGCTGtaaaatggatatttttgttATATTGGCAAGGTGCGCAGTGTTTCTATGGAAAACCAAAGTATGCTGATACTGTGTCACATGCGTGGGAAGCTTAGTACGGGTACAGCATGATACTTGTGCAAGAAAATGACTATTATGGAAGATATAGATGCAAGATTTGTGTTGTGTAAAACTCTCTGGCATGCAGGCATTTGACAGCAACCTGTGATTTTACAGCTGGGAGTGGGAGTGAGGTCAACTCCAAGAGGTTAAGGGAAACTCAGTGTGCTGCCCTGCCTGTAATGAAAGCTCAGCCCAATTAACAGTCAGACTAGTCCATCTCATTCTGGTTAACAAGCTCTTTTCTTTAACATTAGAGCAAACACGTTCCTCGTTAGTGTTTGGTTGTGCATTTAACTCCTGCAAAATGattacttatgtgcaataacacAGTCAAACGGTTATTAAATAAGAATTAGTCCAGTGTCTTCATGTAATGCAGGCAGTTTTGGAACCTTTCTAGTTTTGACATGCCAGCAAATGATgacccaaaaacaaaatcagattttaGAGTGTGGCACAGAGTAGGCCAGCTCTCAGAAAGTTGGAACAcacgctctctcgctctctctctctctctctctctctctctccccctccctttttAACATCAGGCTGAGATCTGTGTATTTGTTATCTCTGACTGCAGGGCGCTGCTGGCATGGAGCAGAGGTGAGAGTTAATCCACGGTTGGCCAGTCACACTCCTGTGCAGCATGCTCTGCAGTGCTCTAACACCATGGTAAGCCCACTCCTACCAGAGACTCTGCTACAacagctgtctgtccatcacTATAGTGAGAGAGAACTCCTGCCCCTTGaatctgttgccatggtgacccTGTAGAGAGAACCACAGATCTCcaatctgttgccatggtgatctCATAGAGGGATCCGGGCAACTATTTCAACCTGCTGCCATGGTGACCCTGTAGCAAGGAACCACCCTTGGAACACTGCTCGGTCGCCATGGGAACATCCCGGCTGTTCCGCATCTTCTTGGTCCTGGGCTCGGCCTTCATGATCCTCCTGATCATCATCTACTGGGACGACGTCGGGGCCTCACATCTCTATTTGCACACCCCTGTCTCACCTGGCCCCAAAACCCCCCACACCCCTCTGCAGCAACAGCCCCAGACCTCCCGAACCCCGTCCTTCCTGTCCGATATCGATGCCTTCGTCAACCAGTTCCTAGAGCCAGGGACTGGCGACCCAACGGATCCCGCCCCCGCTGAAACAACTAACCAATCAGAGCGAGCAGAAGAGCGGTACATACCGCGGCGAGAGTGGAAGATCCATCTGGCGCCAGTGGCAGCAGAGCTCCGGGAGAGACAGGTTCAAAAACttttaagattattattattattattattattattgttaccaTTATTTGGTAGTATTAACATTAGTGTCAAGGGTTAGAGAAAGTGTATGTATTAATCTGGATAAGAAAAGCattctttgtgattttttttgcaagtgTAGTTCAATTAAACAGATatttattgaattaatttaataattctgCCCCCTTATTGGCTGATAGTAATAGTTCCTTTAATTGGATTGAAGTAATCCTGCTAACTGGAGAGTTTCCAGTTCAGATGATGCACACTCAACTCATTGGAAGGGTTTTAGCCTGAATTGTATGGAGACAATTCTCTGTGTTGAATGGAGTTAGTTCAAAAGGCTTGTCAAAAGTGGTGTAATCACTTTAAATTGAATTTCAATTTTGAGAACGTGTAAATGAAGCATCTTTGATCAACAGTTGATATAATAAGATAAAATATTGAATTCTTGTAATTAAGCCCTTGTAACTTGTTTTTGTGGTGGCAGGGTTTATGTGAATCTGCCTTGGCATTATGAGAAATATGCTATGATGCTATGAAAGTCTTAAAAATGTAAACTTGGATGATAACTTTGCCTGCACTGACTCAAATGCAATGGACAGGAGCAGCGGCGGAAGTTGGTTCAGGAGATGTGCACCAACGACGCCGTGACGTTTCCTGGGAAGAACCGCTCATTTGATGACATTCCTAACAAGGAGCTGGATCACCTCATAGTGGATGACAGGCATGGCATTATCTACTGCTATGTTCCTAAGGTATGTAGgagcaaacacatacacacacttacaatgCTTTGTTTGAATCCATTACATAAAATTTTCTTTACATAAGCATGCTTGATGGAGGTTAATTTTTAAGAATACAAATCCTGGTTACATAATCCTCCTGCATGTTACTGCCAAGACTCAGCTGTTTATGTGTTGGTTAGCCCATATTTcaggacacacacccacatagacacagacacagacacagacataccCTACTGAATTCTTGTTTCTTGCTGTCATGCCTCACTTTAGACTTAAAGACTTGTATGCCCTCCCCACACCCTAGGTGGCGTGCAGTAACTGGAAGCGGATCATGATAGTTCTGAGTGAGAGCCTGCTGCAGGATGGTGTCCCCTACAGGGACCCGCTTGCGATCCCCAGGGACCTTGTCCACAACAGCAGCATGCACTTTACCTTTAACAAGTTCTGGAAACGTTACGGCAAGTTTTCACGGCATCTCATGAAGGTCAGTTCACATGGATCACTGTTGCCTTTGCAAAACTGCTGTCATCAGTGAGATTTAACATTGCCCACACATAGGCTATGTTATCGTTTATCCTTTTTAGGAAACAACATGCTGTGTTTCCAATTTAGCTGTGAAATGTTATGtgttttcaagtaaaaataaaacataagtgAGCAGTTATACACCCAAATGCTTCGTTTATCCATCCCAAACCTATTTCTCTATACAACTGTGGCAACAGATTGCTATTGCAGAAATGATTCTGCATTGGGATAAACACTTTGTGTTGGTGAAGTGATAACTCCTGCTTTACAACTTTATAAATGCAGTTTTGCACAGTTTCAAGCACCTACTCTTTGAGATGCATAAAACAAATCCCACAGTGCctgtacacatatatacaaaacAGGGAAATCGTAATGTTACATAGAGTACCTGTTCAGCAATTTAAGATgacatttaaaattttcaaaTCACACAGTTCAGATCTAACATGAATCTAACTGACATAGGAAATGTCCTCCACTCCATTGTCAAAACCCAAATATATTTAAGACTGGTGGGAAACTTGATAATGGCAACACAAGACAATCAAACACAGTTGAGCAACTTCGAATTAAATCAATGGGTGTACAATTTAATGTGTTCAAAGAATTATTAATtgctgcaaaaatgatcatgtaaCTTCATTCACAGATTGTAGTAATTTGTTACGCCTTGCTGTTGATTTTCTGTCGTCATTTTGAGCATCCAACAAGTGGCGCTATTTTTTATAGTTTCCATCTGTCTCTGAATTTATTGTGGTATGATTATATATTATGTCTTAATGTAGATTTGATTCATTCTTGAAGGTGAAGCTGAAGAAGTACACCAAGTTCCTCTTTGTACGGGACCCCTTCGTGCGCCTCATCTCTGCCTACCGCAACAAATTTGAGCTGCGAAATGAGGACTTCTACCGCCGCTTTGCACAGCTCATGCTGCGCCGCTATGCCAACCAGCCGACACCTCCTGCCTCTGTGGACGAGGCGTTTGCTGTGGGGCTCCATCCTTCCTTCTCCCATTTCATCCAGTATCTGCTGGACCCTCAGACAGAGAAGGAAATGCCCTTTAATGAGCACTGGCGGCAGGTTTACCGGCTTTGCCATCCGTGCCAGATTCAGTATGACTTTGTGGGCCACCTGGAGACAGTGGAGGAGGATGCAGAGCACCTGCTGCGCCAGCTGCGGGTGGACAATGTGGTGGAGTTCCCCACCTCCCATAGGAACCTTACAGCCAGCAGCTGGGAGGCTGATTGGTTCAGCACAGTGCCGCTAGAGGCCCGGAGGGAACTCTACAAGCTGTATGAGCCCGACTTCAGGCTCTTTGGCTATGATAGACCGGACTCAATCCTCAATGAGTGACACGCATTCCTAGAGAAATTACACACCTACTCAGATACAAATTACTTgtatgtaatttttaaaaagccgCACTCCAACAACAGAGACATCTCTCCTTGTTCTGGGCTTGGCAGAGGTGATCTCCAGTTTCATCTAGACtacactgaatgtacaaaacaTTCGGGACAGTTATTCTTTCATGAAGTACAGATAAATAAGTCATAGACTTATTTAGTCTATGAATCTCAACAGTGGATATTTAGAGAAGTTGAATCAGATGAGTTAGATATGgatttttaagctttgagaCAATTAAAATATGGCTTGTGCAAAAGGGACTCCAGCTCAATATGAAGAGAGTGTCCTTGATATTTTCTATATTCAGTGTAGTCTTTAACTGGAAACTCTATTCTGAGGATCTGCACTCCCAACTCTGATGTCGTGCAATGCCTGAACCAAGCCTGTTATTTGTGAGGTCACAGTTCTATTGTGACTAAGTGTGATACCACACAGGCTTCGTAGCTGGTTGTTCTAAAGAAACGTTGCCATTGTGATGTTACAGAGCCTTTTCCTGTCTGTGACACCACAGAACCATTGTAGCCGTATGTAATGTCAAAATAGAACCCCTTGCGGTTGTGATGTCATATAACTTAGATGATTGCGATGCCACTTCTTTGCAGTGGACAGAATCTAGAGGCGGGTTTTGGTAACTTGGGGTGTTAGTTTAAACAGTGTTAGTGCATTAGTTTTAAGAGGTAGTTGCACTAGAGAGGTAGTTTTCAGCTAACTTATTTTGATTCTCACTTTGTCAGTGCAATTTTTATGTTAAGCATGAAAGGGACTTTATGTTGAATACATGttgaacatacacacaaaagacagCTGTCAACATCTGAAACATTCTTTTATACCTCATACTTGGATTAAGACGTTGCTTTCCAGTTGCACATCTTATGCTGGTCTTCCAAAACACTGGAAGAGCAGCATAACATGCTACTCTTCCACCTACAGCATATGAACTCCCACTCTCTCCACAACAAACCCTTCTACCTTTTTTTGGACCTCGGTACATTGTTACAGCATGGTTATGTTTATTATGCTATATGAGTACAGTAATTTTTCAATGAATTTTAGCAGCTCGCTTTATTTCATCAGTTTCCAAAGCATGCAGTTAGTGCAGCACCATAGCCTCAAGATATAACTACGTAGGTCTATAATTAAGAAAGAATAGAATTAGCAAGGAATAGATTAGATGAATTGTCAGGAATTAACTTAAGCACAACAGCTCCAGTGAAGACTAGACTGAATAGCTGTATTTGTCTGAACATGTCTTTGAGACAGAACTGTGGAGTTTCAACATTCTTTTGACTTCATTGCCACGTGCACAGATGAGCCCTCCTCAAGCCTCCGTATATTTTGATGGGCAGTTTTCCAAAGGGAACGTTTTATATTTCATTCTCTGTTTGTCCACTACCATGACAGTGTTATCTTCAGGGTTATCCTTTGTTGCAGTGTTCCAGTCCAGATATCATGGTTACCATCATGACAGCCTTCATGCAGAAAGTACAGTTCTTATCAGTGTACTGATTTGGGTAACCATGGGGATCACAACAGTGTTCTTGTTCCCCACCCTGCATGTCATGGGACAGTTTTCCAGAATGCAGTGTTTTCATAATGTGATTCAGTA encodes the following:
- the LOC115364028 gene encoding carbohydrate sulfotransferase 12-like; protein product: MGTSRLFRIFLVLGSAFMILLIIIYWDDVGASHLYLHTPVSPGPKTPHTPLQQQPQTSRTPSFLSDIDAFVNQFLEPGTGDPTDPAPAETTNQSERAEERYIPRREWKIHLAPVAAELRERQEQRRKLVQEMCTNDAVTFPGKNRSFDDIPNKELDHLIVDDRHGIIYCYVPKVACSNWKRIMIVLSESLLQDGVPYRDPLAIPRDLVHNSSMHFTFNKFWKRYGKFSRHLMKVKLKKYTKFLFVRDPFVRLISAYRNKFELRNEDFYRRFAQLMLRRYANQPTPPASVDEAFAVGLHPSFSHFIQYLLDPQTEKEMPFNEHWRQVYRLCHPCQIQYDFVGHLETVEEDAEHLLRQLRVDNVVEFPTSHRNLTASSWEADWFSTVPLEARRELYKLYEPDFRLFGYDRPDSILNE